The following are from one region of the Georgenia sp. M64 genome:
- a CDS encoding IS1380 family transposase has product MQLSHTSAVVSASFDEPNLVSAAGLVPLMALARRAGLRELAEEHLSVPTDKGANPGLKLSSLVAGMAAGADSIDDMALLRHGGMGKVFTGAYAPSTLGSFLRSFTFGHVRQGDAVASRFLLNLAEHTDLLGAAGDVGTVMVDIDDTIVEVHGYAKQGAGFGYSGVRGLNALLATVSTDQIAPVIAAQRLRKGSVGSPRGAARLATDTLALVRRSQLAGGAVLVRADSAFYSQALVAAAMKAGADVSVTVRLDPAVRRAIATITDDAWTTIKYPDAIYDETTQTWISKAEIAEIPFTAFTSKKKTEQVPGRLIVRRIPDLNPKKGDGQETLFETWRFHAFFTTTPADRLDTVAADQTHRRHAIIENVHADLKASALAHLPSGNFNANAAWLLCAVMAFNLTRAAATLTTAPSLVRATTATIRRKLITVPARIATSARRLRLHLPTAWPWETDWTTLYQAVLPPRARAT; this is encoded by the coding sequence ATGCAACTTTCTCACACCTCTGCGGTGGTCTCCGCGTCGTTCGACGAGCCCAACCTCGTGTCGGCCGCCGGGCTGGTCCCGCTGATGGCCCTGGCCCGGCGGGCGGGCCTGCGTGAGCTGGCCGAGGAGCACCTGAGCGTGCCGACGGACAAGGGCGCCAACCCAGGGTTGAAGCTCTCCTCGTTGGTGGCCGGCATGGCCGCCGGGGCGGACAGCATCGACGACATGGCCCTGCTGCGACACGGCGGGATGGGCAAGGTCTTCACCGGCGCCTACGCGCCCTCGACGCTGGGGTCGTTCCTGCGCTCGTTCACCTTCGGCCACGTCCGCCAGGGCGACGCCGTGGCCTCGAGGTTCCTGCTGAACCTCGCCGAGCACACCGACCTGCTCGGCGCCGCGGGCGATGTCGGGACGGTGATGGTCGATATCGACGACACCATCGTCGAGGTCCACGGCTACGCCAAGCAGGGCGCCGGGTTCGGCTACTCCGGGGTCCGGGGCCTCAACGCCCTGCTCGCCACCGTCTCCACCGATCAGATCGCCCCGGTGATCGCCGCCCAGCGACTACGCAAAGGCAGTGTCGGCTCCCCACGCGGGGCGGCCCGGCTCGCCACCGACACCCTCGCGCTGGTCCGCCGCAGCCAGCTGGCGGGCGGGGCCGTGCTGGTCCGCGCCGACTCGGCGTTCTACTCCCAGGCCCTGGTCGCCGCCGCCATGAAGGCTGGCGCCGACGTCTCGGTCACCGTCCGGCTGGACCCGGCCGTGCGGCGTGCCATCGCCACCATCACCGACGACGCGTGGACGACCATCAAGTACCCCGACGCGATCTACGACGAGACCACACAGACCTGGATCTCCAAAGCCGAGATCGCCGAGATCCCCTTCACCGCGTTCACCTCGAAGAAGAAGACCGAGCAGGTCCCGGGCCGGCTCATCGTCCGGCGCATCCCCGACCTGAACCCCAAGAAGGGCGACGGGCAGGAGACGTTGTTCGAGACCTGGCGCTTCCACGCCTTCTTCACCACCACGCCCGCCGACCGGCTCGACACCGTCGCCGCCGACCAGACCCACCGCCGGCACGCGATCATCGAGAACGTCCACGCCGACCTCAAGGCCTCCGCCCTGGCCCACCTGCCCTCCGGGAACTTCAACGCCAACGCGGCCTGGCTTCTCTGTGCCGTCATGGCCTTCAACCTCACCCGCGCCGCCGCCACCCTCACCACCGCCCCGTCCCTGGTCCGGGCCACGACCGCGACGATCCGCCGCAAGCTCATCACCGTCCCCGCCCGGATCGCGACCTCGGCACGACGCCTACGCCTGCACCTGCCCACCGCCTGGCCCTGGGAAACGGACTGGACCACGCTCTACCAAGCCGTGCTCCCGCCGCGAGCCCGAGCGACCTGA